From the genome of Procambarus clarkii isolate CNS0578487 chromosome 83, FALCON_Pclarkii_2.0, whole genome shotgun sequence, one region includes:
- the LOC123768696 gene encoding uncharacterized protein, with protein sequence MAWRRNQFQGQFGINETPLTVAIECGNFKDAEEIIQATSDPSFLNDGQYERFPLHMVLTNNHYHTEQSRNLKIAKLLVQKGANPNLRIPYEDLDRASPSPFEELVVYHEVLKSYVDGNSEILCEELNMYFELEEIKLEFITNTIDFEGTKCMPNIESCNKLVKQTSDLIDVFLEYGSDPNVITTFAHKTLFHWVIEHEDIVLAKCFLNTCRVNLNLCDIHGTSPLMDAILRNDPVNSLHLYNVMCDTVDFIDVNMHNCCGETALFRAVFVGAVDLATRLCKYGAHTQTNVSLSQVPVTYPSKCFFCSSSHIQQVPILSTPLLAPLLADAPTRLRYTHVSSQDFDIKIVRPHKHLIDKIISSSISPLIDTGCLNNQTVASEVTPLLSLSNFVHLKDGRIQPTDLITLMFGQVSAGLRQLCIRSLFDYVFMVSDIPRKTWPDLVLHELCIKDCKGALMESYMIELIELLGLPQSFKIFFEIEAAKYQISKLIMGLQSVDCDQACSASDESMFDEDDDDNVSYDTSLFSSDYGDSLLLFSSDMLSEESSEEVEDLSEEDFSGSEEDEKEKKTEETKKVNVEASAHRKIKCELESSSSCASDDIRVVVESLCEDVAEDVAHHAHSLECCENYQRFKDESTVSSVSDADLTVSEPLSETLSDSSW encoded by the coding sequence ATGGCTTGGAGACGTAACCAATTCCAAGGCCAATTTGGAATTAATGAAACTCCACTGACAGTTGCCATAGAATGTGGAAATTTTAAGGATGCAGAAGAGATTATTCAAGCCACCAGCGACCCATCCTTTCTGAATGATGGACAATATGAAAGATTTCCTCTTCACATGGTATTGACTAATAACCACTACCACACAGAACAGAGTCGCAACCTAAAAATTGCAAAATTGCTTGTCCAAAAAGGTGCTAACCCAAATCTACGGATACCCTATGAGGATCTGGATCGAGCATCACCTAGCCCTTTTGAAGAGCTTGTAGTGTACCATGAAGTGCTTAAATCTTACGTGGATGGTAATTCTGAAATTCTATGTGAAGAATTAAATATGTACTTTGAATTAGAAGAAATTAAGCTAGAATTTATAACTAACACCATAGATTTTGAAGGTACAAAGTGTATGCCTAACATTGAAAGCTGTAATAAACTAGTCAAGCAGACCAGTGACTTAATCGATGTGTTTTTAGAGTATGGTAGTGATCCTAATGTTATTACAACTTTTGCCCACAAGACCCTCTTCCACTGGGTGATTGAACATGAGGATATAGTCTTAGCAAAGTGTTTCCTGAACACTTGTAGAGTTAATTTAAATCTATGTGACATTCATGGGACTTCACCATTAATGGATGCCATATTGAGAAATGATCCAGTAAATTCTCTTCATTTGTACAATGTCATGTGTGATACTGTTGATTTTATTGATGTAAACATGCATAATTGCTGTGGTGAAACAGCACTCTTTAGAGCAGTGTTTGTTGGAGCAGTAGATTTAGCCACAAGACTGTGTAAGTATGgagcacacacacaaactaatgtttctctctctcaagtACCAGTTACATATCCAAGTAAATGCTTTTTCTGTTCAAGTTCTCACATTCAGCAAGTGCCCATTTTATCAACTCCTTTGTTAGCACCGTTATTAGCCGATGCTCCAACCAGACTTCGTTACACTCATGTCTCTTCACAAGATTTTGATATTAAAATTGTTCGTCCACATAAACACCTTATTGACAAGATTATTTCATCATCCATTTCTCCCCTTATAGACACAGGATGCTTGAATAATCAGACTGTTGCTTCTGAGGTGACACCTCTTTTGTCTTTGAGTAATTTTGTACATTTAAAAGATGGAAGAATTCAGCCTACTGATTTGATAACATTAATGTTTGGCCAGGTGTCTGCAGGTCTTCGGCAACTGTGCATTAGATCTCTCTTTGATTATGTTTTTATGGTCTCTGACATTCCCAGAAAGACATGGCCTGATTTGGTTCTTCATGAACTATGTATCAAAGACTGCAAAGGGGCATTGATGGAATCATACATGATAGAATTAATAGAATTACTTGGTCTTCCACAGTCCTTCAAAATATTTTTTGAAATTGAAGCTGCTAAATATCAAATTTCTAAGTTAATTATGGGTCTTCAGAGTGTGGATTGTGATCAAGCATGTTCAGCATCAGATGAATCAATGTTtgatgaagatgatgatgataatgtgtCATATGATACTTCATTATTCTCATCAGATTATGGAGATTCCCTTCTCCTCTTCTCTTCTGACATGCTCAGTGAGGAATCATCAGAGGAGGTTGAGGATCTCTCTGAAGAAGATTTCTCTGGAAGCGAAGAGGATGAAAAAGAGAAAAAGACTGAAGAGACTAAAAAAGTGAATGTAGAAGCGAGTGCACATAGGAAAATTAAATGTGAATTAGAGAGCAGCTCAAGTTGTGCTTCAGACGACATCAGGGTTGTTGTAGAATCTTTGTGCGAGGATGTAGCTGAAGATGTAGCTCATCATGCACATTCTCTAGAGTGCTGTGAGAATTATCAAAGATTCAAAGATgagtcaacagtttcaagtgtatcagATGCAGATTTAACTGTAAGTGAACCTTTGTCTGAAACTTTGTCAGATTCATCATGGTAG
- the LOC123768695 gene encoding 3-galactosyl-N-acetylglucosaminide 4-alpha-L-fucosyltransferase FUT3: protein MIFRHFKDVIFLVVILSMLFWFTFVPYLIGITKWNSSDLPSKGDHDFEDQYFLPLMDAFRSASQASSSASTPARRFRSGEVPRFLLWSKPYNHEFWMSQLTHISRGLCPRPCSFTVNVSQMSSVDAVVVYLRGIPSRQRLLQELAPRDPTQPWIISTFEAPPRANSIHHTDYRTLGGIFNRTMLYRRDADVVVPHGFIVHQDEAALLPRSWRVPPPIHPGNFHARKMVVAFISNCKANSGRLEYAKALQKHISVDIYGKCGTLECGHSLYVDHRYDPTLDRCLQAAGEGYLFYLAFESSLCTDYVTEKLYNLMFYPIVPIVLGSANYSAALPPNSYIDAQHYRPRQLAVKLRAIAENPKEYQKYLAWRRHYQPSTIGGERSLCHLCVRLHDPKFYQHHVIDDFYDWFVAQSQPSDGRGRCI from the exons ATGATCTTCAGGCACTTCAAGGATGTAATCTTCCTGGTTGTCATACTGAGCATGTTATTTTGGTTTACATTTGTGCCGTATTTAATTGGCATAACCAAATGGAATAGCAGCGACCTTCCCAGCAAAGGAGACCACG ACTTTGAGGACCAGTACTTCCTGCCTCTCATGGATGCCTTCCGCTCTGCTAGCCAGGCCTCCAGCAGCGCCTCTACACCTGCACGTAG GTTCAGGTCTGGTGAGGTTCCAAGATTCTTGCTGTGGTCCAAGCCGTATAACCACGAGTTCTGGATGTCTCAGCTCACTCACATCTCCCGAGGTCTTTGTCCTCGACCATGTAGCTTCACCGTCAATGTCTCCCAG ATGAGCAGCGTTGACGCTGTGGTAGTGTACCTGCGAGGCATTCCGAGCAGACAGCGCCTTCTGCAGGAGCTGGCGCCCCGCGACCCCACCCAGCCTTGGATCATCAGTACCTTCGAGGCGCCCCCCAGAGCCAACAGTATTCACCACACCGACTACAGAACCCTCGGCGGCATCTTCAACCGCACGATGCTTTATCGCAGAGACGCGGACGTAGTGGTGCCTCACGGGTTTATCGTACATCAAGACGAAGCCGCTCTTCTGCCCAGATCGTGGCGAGTCCCTCCACCCATACACCCAGGCAACTTTCACGCGCGTAAGATGGTCGTGGCCTTCATCTCTAATTGCAAGGCAAACAGTGGTCGTCTAGAGTACGCAAAAGCCCTCCAAAAACACATTTCTGTTGACATTTATGGCAAATGCGGCACTCTGGAATGTGGTCACTCCTTGTACGTCGACCACAGATATGACCCGACGTTAGATCGTTGTTTACAAGCTGCTGGCGAAGGATATCTCTTCTATTTGGCCTTTGAGAGCTCCCTCTGCACTGACTATGTAACGGAGAAGTTGTACAACCTCATGTTCTACCCGATTGTGCCCATTGTGCTTGGGTCTGCTAACTACTCGGCTGCCTTGCCACCCAACTCCTACATTGATGCTCAGCATTACAGGCCCAGGCAACTGGCGGTCAAGCTGAGAGCAATTGCAGAGAACCCGAAG GAATACCAGAAGTATTTAGCGTGGAGGCGCCACTACCAGCCTTCTACCATCGGCGGGGAGCGTAGCCTATGCCACCTCTGCGTTCGCCTTCACGATCCCAAATTTTACCAGCACCATGTGATCGATGACTTCTACGATTGGTTTGTAGCGCAGTCTCAACCCTCAGACGGCCGCGGACGATGTATATGA